The following coding sequences are from one Haloarcula taiwanensis window:
- a CDS encoding DUF362 domain-containing protein — protein MNAPDQQVAADALSVPEETIVDACGDPPLPELGVIEQNWETDPIAPDDVAVHAARAVESLSFAEVPAGGEVALGVGSRGIANLPTIVAGVVEAVSDAGYKPFVFPAMGSHGGATGEGQRTMLNELGVTESAIGCEIRSTMDVVEVGRTPDRDVPVVADDTAVAADAIIPINRVKPHTDFDGPVESGLSKMLVIGMGKQRGAQIAHKWAVDWSFRRMIPEITGQLLDELPIVGGVAIVEDQHDETTLIEGVPPSGFLDREAELLETAYELMPTLPFGDLDLVIFDRQGKEISGQGLDTNVIGRRPFSINEPAPETPDIKRIFTRGLTEKTHGNAMGVGSADVVHEDVVAELDAQTSLINALTASTIRGVKLPPVVETDRAGIVAALSTIGVVDTETVRVLRAADTMHLHRLYASPALVEAARDRADLRVIEEPSPIEFDTGQLVAPPLRE, from the coding sequence ATGAACGCACCTGATCAACAGGTCGCGGCGGACGCCCTCTCCGTCCCGGAAGAGACGATCGTCGATGCCTGTGGCGACCCGCCGCTCCCCGAACTCGGCGTCATCGAACAGAACTGGGAGACAGACCCGATAGCGCCGGACGACGTCGCAGTACACGCAGCGCGGGCAGTCGAGTCACTATCTTTTGCCGAGGTACCTGCAGGCGGCGAGGTCGCGCTTGGCGTCGGTAGTCGCGGTATCGCGAACCTTCCCACTATCGTCGCCGGCGTCGTTGAAGCAGTGTCTGATGCCGGCTACAAGCCATTCGTCTTCCCAGCCATGGGGAGTCACGGTGGCGCGACCGGCGAGGGCCAGCGAACGATGCTGAACGAGCTGGGCGTGACAGAGTCGGCAATAGGCTGTGAAATCCGGTCGACGATGGATGTTGTCGAGGTCGGACGGACACCAGACCGGGATGTGCCTGTCGTCGCCGACGATACCGCTGTGGCGGCTGATGCAATCATCCCCATCAACCGCGTCAAGCCGCACACGGATTTCGACGGTCCCGTCGAAAGCGGGCTCTCGAAGATGCTGGTCATCGGGATGGGCAAGCAACGCGGCGCACAGATTGCTCACAAGTGGGCTGTCGACTGGTCGTTCCGGCGGATGATTCCAGAGATTACCGGCCAGTTACTCGACGAGTTGCCCATTGTCGGCGGCGTCGCAATCGTTGAGGACCAGCACGACGAGACGACGCTGATAGAGGGTGTGCCGCCGAGTGGGTTCCTCGACCGCGAGGCGGAGCTGTTAGAGACTGCCTACGAACTGATGCCGACACTCCCGTTCGGGGACCTCGACCTCGTGATATTCGACCGCCAGGGGAAAGAAATCAGCGGTCAGGGACTGGACACGAACGTTATCGGTCGCCGACCGTTTTCGATAAACGAACCGGCTCCGGAGACGCCAGACATCAAGCGCATCTTCACACGCGGGCTGACCGAAAAGACACACGGGAACGCGATGGGTGTCGGTTCCGCGGATGTCGTTCACGAAGATGTCGTCGCAGAACTCGACGCGCAAACGTCGCTTATCAACGCACTCACTGCAAGCACTATTCGTGGAGTGAAGCTGCCGCCAGTGGTCGAAACCGACCGCGCCGGCATCGTCGCTGCGCTGTCGACGATAGGCGTCGTCGACACCGAAACCGTTCGTGTCCTCCGTGCAGCTGATACGATGCACCTTCACCGGCTCTACGCCTCGCCAGCGCTGGTCGAGGCCGCACGCGACCGTGCTGACCTCCGTGTCATCGAAGAGCCGTCACCGATTGAGTTTGATACCGGACAGCTCGTCGCGCCGCCGCTCCGCGAGTAG
- a CDS encoding (4Fe-4S)-binding protein: MATADEIRELMRTEGAAIAENTQGFNAGRYDSVGDLEDYEDLKRAARSIKEDAIAELPELLDQLTETVEANGGTVYIADDAADANEYIREVADERAADRVVKSKSMTSEEIEVNEALEADGVDVVETDLGEWVLQVADEAPSHIVAPAIHKSRESIATLFNERFDPDEPLETAEELTHFAREKLGEQITDAEVGITGANFIAADTGTMALVTSEGNARKTVAATDTHVAVAGVEKVIPTVADLHPFIELIGRSGTGQDITSYVSLLTPPVDTPVVDFTDDETPLSEFDSERDFHLVLIDNGRLEMRDDEQLRETLYCIRCSACSNSCANFQSVGGHAFGGETYSGGIATGWEAGIEGLDVAEEFNDLCTGCTRCVNACPVGIDIPWINTVVRDRINRDKDTPGEWLVDGLTPDEEDDGAPLQKRFFGNFETVAKLGSATAPVSNWLADTTLARQTMSRVLGIDPRRDLPTFERETLVDWAAARDSQVDDPERRAVLYPDLYTNHVQVERGKAAVKVLESLGVDVVVPPAPSSGRAPFSQGMVATATDHAERVTEALAPHIQDGRDVVVIEPSDHAMFTREYERLIDESAFADIAANSYEVFEYVFGLLDNGAAVDSLSTVEGAEIAYHSHCQQRTLGLEAHTVAVLEECGYDVVTSDVECCGMAGSFGYKSDYYELSMDVGDRLRTQLRDDGVQDRPVVASGTSCLEQIDALLERQPSHPIELLAT, translated from the coding sequence ATGGCGACTGCCGACGAAATCCGCGAACTGATGCGGACCGAAGGGGCAGCAATCGCGGAGAACACGCAGGGGTTCAACGCGGGGCGCTATGACTCTGTCGGGGACCTGGAGGACTACGAGGACCTCAAGCGAGCAGCCCGCAGTATCAAGGAGGACGCAATCGCGGAGCTACCGGAGCTTCTCGACCAGCTCACGGAGACCGTCGAAGCGAACGGCGGGACAGTGTACATCGCCGACGACGCTGCTGACGCGAACGAGTACATCCGCGAGGTAGCCGACGAGCGAGCGGCTGACCGGGTCGTCAAGAGCAAGTCGATGACCAGCGAGGAGATCGAGGTCAACGAAGCGCTCGAAGCGGATGGCGTGGACGTGGTCGAGACGGACCTCGGCGAGTGGGTGTTGCAGGTCGCCGACGAAGCCCCGTCACACATCGTCGCTCCCGCGATTCACAAGTCACGGGAGAGCATCGCTACGCTGTTCAACGAGCGGTTCGACCCCGACGAACCACTGGAGACGGCCGAGGAACTGACCCATTTCGCTCGCGAGAAACTCGGCGAGCAGATTACCGACGCGGAAGTCGGTATCACCGGTGCGAACTTCATCGCAGCCGACACCGGGACGATGGCGCTGGTCACCAGTGAAGGGAACGCTCGCAAGACGGTGGCTGCGACCGACACGCACGTCGCTGTCGCTGGCGTCGAGAAGGTGATTCCGACAGTTGCGGACCTCCACCCGTTCATCGAACTCATCGGTCGGTCGGGCACCGGTCAGGACATCACGTCGTACGTCTCCTTGCTGACCCCGCCAGTTGACACGCCGGTCGTCGATTTCACGGACGACGAAACGCCGCTGTCGGAATTCGACTCCGAACGCGACTTCCACCTCGTACTTATCGACAACGGCCGACTTGAGATGCGAGACGACGAACAGCTCCGGGAGACGCTGTACTGTATCCGGTGTTCCGCCTGTTCGAACTCCTGTGCAAACTTCCAGAGCGTTGGCGGCCACGCCTTCGGCGGGGAGACGTATTCGGGCGGTATTGCGACGGGCTGGGAAGCCGGCATCGAAGGGCTGGACGTGGCCGAGGAGTTCAACGACCTCTGTACCGGGTGTACGCGCTGCGTAAACGCCTGCCCGGTTGGCATCGACATTCCGTGGATCAACACCGTGGTCCGGGATCGGATCAACCGCGACAAGGACACCCCCGGTGAGTGGCTCGTCGACGGCCTCACCCCCGACGAGGAGGACGACGGTGCCCCCTTGCAGAAACGCTTCTTCGGAAACTTTGAGACCGTGGCGAAACTCGGCAGCGCCACCGCGCCGGTGTCGAACTGGCTGGCCGATACGACACTCGCCCGACAGACGATGTCACGAGTCCTGGGTATCGACCCGCGGCGGGACCTGCCAACGTTCGAACGGGAGACGCTCGTCGACTGGGCCGCTGCTCGTGACTCACAGGTCGATGATCCCGAGCGCCGGGCAGTGCTGTACCCGGACCTGTACACGAACCACGTCCAGGTCGAGCGCGGGAAAGCCGCGGTAAAGGTCCTCGAATCGCTTGGCGTCGATGTGGTGGTTCCACCGGCTCCGTCTAGCGGCCGCGCGCCGTTTTCTCAGGGGATGGTTGCGACGGCGACAGACCACGCCGAACGGGTCACAGAGGCTCTGGCCCCCCACATCCAAGACGGCCGCGACGTGGTCGTTATTGAGCCGAGTGACCATGCGATGTTCACACGGGAGTACGAACGCCTCATCGACGAGTCGGCGTTCGCTGACATCGCGGCGAACAGCTACGAGGTGTTCGAGTACGTGTTCGGCCTGCTCGACAACGGGGCGGCCGTCGATTCACTCTCTACCGTAGAGGGGGCCGAAATCGCGTACCACAGCCACTGCCAGCAGCGGACACTCGGGCTCGAAGCTCATACCGTCGCTGTGCTCGAGGAGTGTGGGTACGATGTCGTCACATCTGATGTGGAGTGTTGTGGCATGGCCGGGAGCTTCGGGTATAAGTCCGACTACTACGAACTGAGCATGGATGTCGGAGACAGACTCCGGACACAACTACGAGACGACGGCGTACAGGACCGGCCCGTTGTCGCCAGCGGAACCTCGTGTCTGGAGCAGATCGACGCTCTGCTTGAGCGGCAGCCGAGCCACCCTATTGAGCTCTTGGCGACGTAA
- a CDS encoding DUF2309 domain-containing protein — translation MSTESTIHDSIDTAATTVGSLWPIHSFVTANPLAGFEDQPFSEAVSQASELLGGRGYPSAETFRAALERGQIDPEILDAELSEAGYESDPEILLDRLAEVTDAADSDSDTAPDRVDQVLTKWLSAFLDEGSAHWSMPNREAGFYTAFRGMAEHDGEIPDEGIITALPETPTETIETVLASYPESQWVHIFEEQLAALPGWTGLIKQRADDESEWQSACPITLAGYLAARLALLDAVGADIAPSNDSIDPDPAAELAGAFLRAWEATYRGDLVETVATESQSLADSDSSGRPDAQLVFCIDTRSELIRRHLEAVGDYETHGYAGFFGIPMEYQGYDTDVSVDACPPILDPQHHVTDVPTDSETQKSYDRLSGIRETADEIVETLEANAATAYGFVETAGSGYGLALAARTLVPGRVQDLFDAAGRSVPDDHEFCDPLVHHQHTYTGDLPVGLTTDEKVEYAATAFDLMGWETFSRLVVFTGHASETTNNPYDSSLDCGACAGNPGGPNARVLAEICNDEEVRAALRDRGFEIPADTVFLAGEHNTTTAEVDLYDSDVPESHADDLAQLRADLATTRENAAAERAESMGVDGASGVSETERRAADWAETRPEWGLAGNAGFVIGPRELTSGVDLDGRAFLHSYDWSTDPDGEALEAILTGPMVVTQWINTQYYFSTVDNAVYGSGSKVTHNPVGNVGVYQGNGGDLMTGLPLQSLMAADDDPYHQPLRLSTVIHAPVDRVTDVLADHAELADLLDNNWLALTVVDPTQAHRAFEYEHDLEWSPVSALPEADVAESTSPAAADD, via the coding sequence ATGAGTACTGAATCCACCATCCACGACAGTATCGACACCGCAGCAACCACCGTCGGCTCCCTCTGGCCCATCCACTCGTTCGTGACGGCAAACCCACTCGCGGGGTTCGAGGACCAGCCGTTCAGTGAGGCGGTCTCGCAAGCGTCCGAACTGCTGGGCGGCCGTGGCTACCCCAGCGCGGAGACGTTCCGTGCGGCGCTGGAGCGCGGCCAGATAGACCCGGAGATTCTCGACGCGGAACTCTCCGAAGCCGGCTACGAAAGCGACCCCGAGATACTGCTCGACCGGCTGGCAGAAGTGACCGATGCCGCGGACAGTGACTCCGACACTGCTCCGGACCGCGTCGACCAAGTGTTGACAAAATGGCTGTCGGCGTTCCTCGACGAGGGGAGCGCCCACTGGTCGATGCCGAACCGCGAAGCGGGGTTCTACACCGCCTTCCGTGGGATGGCCGAACACGACGGCGAGATTCCCGACGAGGGAATTATCACTGCCCTGCCGGAGACGCCGACCGAGACCATCGAAACGGTGCTCGCGTCGTACCCGGAGAGTCAGTGGGTGCACATCTTCGAGGAGCAACTGGCTGCCCTCCCGGGCTGGACGGGACTCATCAAGCAGCGTGCCGACGACGAGAGCGAGTGGCAGTCGGCGTGCCCGATTACGCTTGCGGGATACCTCGCGGCGCGTCTGGCGCTGCTGGATGCTGTCGGTGCTGATATCGCTCCCTCGAACGACAGCATCGACCCGGACCCGGCCGCCGAACTCGCCGGAGCGTTCCTGCGTGCCTGGGAGGCGACCTATCGCGGCGACCTCGTCGAAACCGTCGCCACGGAGAGCCAGTCACTCGCCGACAGCGACAGTTCGGGTCGTCCGGACGCCCAGCTTGTCTTCTGCATTGACACTCGCTCAGAACTCATCCGCCGTCATCTCGAGGCCGTGGGCGACTACGAAACCCACGGGTACGCTGGTTTCTTCGGTATTCCGATGGAGTACCAGGGCTACGACACTGACGTGTCGGTCGATGCCTGCCCGCCGATTCTTGACCCCCAGCACCACGTCACCGACGTTCCGACCGACAGCGAGACCCAGAAGAGCTACGACCGCTTATCCGGCATCCGTGAGACTGCCGACGAAATTGTCGAGACGCTGGAGGCCAACGCCGCCACGGCCTACGGTTTCGTCGAGACTGCCGGGAGCGGGTACGGCCTCGCACTCGCGGCTCGAACGCTTGTCCCCGGGCGCGTGCAGGACCTGTTTGACGCGGCTGGGCGCTCGGTGCCCGACGACCACGAGTTCTGCGACCCGCTCGTCCACCACCAGCACACCTACACCGGTGACTTGCCCGTCGGGCTGACCACCGATGAGAAAGTCGAGTACGCCGCCACCGCGTTCGACCTGATGGGCTGGGAGACGTTCAGTCGCCTCGTCGTCTTCACCGGCCACGCCAGTGAAACAACCAACAATCCATACGATTCGAGTCTGGACTGTGGTGCCTGCGCCGGCAACCCCGGCGGCCCGAACGCCCGCGTGCTGGCTGAAATCTGCAACGACGAGGAGGTCAGGGCCGCGCTCCGCGACCGCGGATTCGAGATCCCTGCCGATACCGTCTTCCTCGCTGGTGAACACAACACGACGACCGCTGAGGTGGACCTGTACGACAGCGATGTCCCCGAGAGCCACGCTGATGACCTCGCGCAGTTGCGTGCCGACCTCGCGACGACCCGCGAGAACGCGGCTGCCGAGCGTGCCGAATCGATGGGCGTCGACGGTGCGTCGGGAGTCAGCGAAACGGAACGCCGCGCCGCCGACTGGGCCGAGACCCGCCCCGAGTGGGGTCTGGCTGGCAATGCTGGCTTCGTTATCGGTCCCCGCGAACTGACGAGCGGTGTCGACCTCGACGGCCGCGCCTTCCTCCACTCTTATGACTGGTCGACTGACCCCGACGGTGAAGCGCTCGAAGCAATACTCACCGGTCCAATGGTCGTCACGCAGTGGATCAACACCCAGTACTACTTCTCGACGGTCGACAACGCTGTCTACGGCAGCGGGTCGAAAGTGACCCACAACCCCGTTGGCAACGTCGGTGTCTACCAGGGCAACGGCGGTGACCTGATGACCGGCCTGCCGCTACAGTCGCTCATGGCTGCTGACGACGATCCGTACCACCAGCCGCTCCGTCTCTCGACGGTCATCCACGCGCCGGTCGACCGCGTCACCGACGTGCTCGCTGACCACGCTGAGCTGGCAGACCTGCTGGACAACAACTGGCTCGCTCTCACAGTCGTCGACCCAACGCAGGCCCACCGTGCCTTCGAGTACGAGCATGACTTGGAGTGGTCGCCAGTGTCTGCCCTGCCCGAGGCCGATGTTGCGGAGTCGACCTCGCCCGCGGCCGCGGACGACTAA